From a region of the Haloferax volcanii DS2 genome:
- a CDS encoding DUF7344 domain-containing protein, whose translation MAHRDRSDRILTDWDRVFDALADPSRRYVLEYLHDRSEPASVWDLAVALAVRTTDLPPDEVDVQVVQQAEVGIVHVHLPKLQAADLVESGGDGVSLTEHAETLPLFTPAYRGVVRPVGDEEERREP comes from the coding sequence ATGGCACACCGAGACCGGAGCGACCGTATCCTGACCGACTGGGACCGCGTGTTCGACGCGCTCGCGGACCCGTCGCGCCGCTACGTGCTGGAGTACCTCCACGACCGGTCGGAGCCGGCGTCGGTCTGGGACCTCGCGGTCGCCCTCGCGGTTCGGACGACCGACCTCCCGCCCGACGAGGTCGACGTGCAGGTCGTCCAGCAGGCGGAGGTCGGCATCGTTCACGTCCACCTGCCGAAGCTTCAGGCCGCGGACCTCGTCGAGTCCGGGGGCGACGGCGTCTCGCTGACCGAGCACGCGGAGACGCTCCCGCTTTTCACGCCGGCGTACCGCGGGGTCGTCAGACCGGTCGGCGACGAAGAAGAGAGACGAGAGCCCTGA
- a CDS encoding GNAT family N-acetyltransferase: MEDTERDRETGGARVREGDPDELVAVMRVLDAGLLEADAGEIRDRLAAGDCLVAEASGRVVGALALDGDYIEAVAVSPSRRGRGVGTQLVRAALDRRGRLVVDFDGGVKPFYESLGFDIEDRSDDEGRFRGVLRDE, from the coding sequence ATGGAAGACACCGAGAGAGACCGTGAGACCGGCGGAGCCCGCGTCCGCGAGGGCGACCCCGACGAACTGGTGGCCGTGATGCGCGTCCTCGACGCCGGACTGCTCGAAGCCGACGCGGGCGAAATCCGCGACCGACTGGCCGCCGGCGACTGCCTCGTCGCGGAGGCGTCCGGCCGGGTCGTCGGCGCGCTGGCGCTCGACGGCGACTATATCGAGGCCGTAGCCGTCTCCCCGAGTCGCCGCGGCCGGGGGGTCGGAACCCAACTCGTCCGTGCGGCGCTCGACCGCCGGGGCCGACTCGTCGTCGACTTCGACGGGGGCGTCAAGCCGTTCTACGAGTCGCTCGGATTCGACATCGAGGACCGAAGCGACGACGAGGGGCGGTTTCGCGGCGTCCTGCGCGACGAGTGA
- the samp2 gene encoding ubiquitin-like small modifier protein SAMP2 — MNVTVEVVGEETSEVAVDDDGTYADLVRAVDLSPHEVTVLVDGRPVPEDQSVEVDRVKVLRLIKGG, encoded by the coding sequence ATGAACGTGACCGTCGAGGTCGTCGGCGAGGAGACCAGCGAGGTCGCCGTCGACGACGACGGGACCTACGCGGACCTCGTGCGGGCGGTGGACCTCAGCCCCCACGAGGTGACCGTCCTCGTCGACGGCCGCCCCGTCCCCGAAGACCAGTCCGTCGAAGTCGACCGCGTGAAGGTGCTCCGCCTCATCAAAGGCGGGTAG
- a CDS encoding replication factor C small subunit: protein MSEAAESGDAPAGREIWIEKYRPQTFDDVYGQDDIVERLRSYIERDDLPHLLFAGPAGVGKTTSATAIARAIYGDDWRGNFLELNASDERGIDVVRDRIKNFARSSFGGHDYRVIFLDEADSLTNDAQSALRRTMEQFSDNTRFILSCNYSSKIIDPIQSRCAVFRFSPLGDDAIAEQVRDIAAAEDIEVTEDGLDALVYAAGGDMRRAINSLQAAATTGEVVDEEAVYMITSTARPEDIEEMVRAAIDGEFTAARKQLETLIVDTGMAGGDIIDQLHRSVWEFDLDERDAVRLMERIGEADYRISEGANEQVQLEALLASLALSQN, encoded by the coding sequence ATGAGCGAGGCCGCGGAGTCGGGCGACGCCCCGGCGGGTCGTGAAATCTGGATCGAGAAGTACCGACCGCAGACCTTCGACGACGTCTACGGGCAGGACGACATCGTCGAGCGCCTGCGCAGCTACATCGAGCGCGACGACCTGCCGCACCTCCTGTTCGCGGGGCCGGCGGGCGTCGGCAAGACCACCTCCGCGACGGCCATCGCCCGCGCCATCTACGGCGACGACTGGCGCGGCAACTTCCTCGAACTCAACGCCTCCGACGAGCGCGGTATCGACGTGGTCCGCGACCGCATCAAGAACTTCGCGCGCTCGTCGTTCGGCGGTCACGACTACCGCGTCATCTTCCTCGACGAGGCCGACTCGCTGACGAACGACGCGCAGTCGGCGCTCCGCCGGACGATGGAGCAGTTCTCCGACAACACGCGCTTCATCCTCTCGTGTAACTACTCCTCGAAGATTATCGACCCCATCCAGTCGCGCTGCGCGGTGTTCCGGTTTTCCCCGCTCGGCGACGACGCCATCGCGGAGCAGGTCCGCGACATCGCCGCCGCCGAGGACATCGAGGTCACGGAAGACGGCCTCGACGCGCTGGTCTACGCCGCCGGCGGCGACATGCGCCGCGCCATCAACTCCCTTCAGGCCGCCGCGACGACCGGCGAGGTCGTCGACGAGGAGGCCGTCTACATGATTACCTCGACGGCCCGCCCCGAGGACATCGAGGAGATGGTCCGGGCCGCCATCGACGGCGAGTTCACGGCCGCGCGCAAGCAGTTAGAGACGCTCATCGTCGACACCGGGATGGCCGGCGGCGACATCATCGACCAGCTTCACCGCTCGGTCTGGGAGTTCGACCTCGACGAGCGCGACGCCGTCCGCCTCATGGAGCGCATCGGCGAGGCCGACTACCGCATCTCCGAGGGCGCGAACGAGCAGGTCCAACTCGAAGCGCTCCTCGCGTCGCTCGCGCTCTCGCAGAACTGA
- a CDS encoding GAF domain-containing protein, which translates to MDDDFDDIALGDGVTVASASDENDPSDAACVVVTDPDAEIPRDVPTILYTEVSPEAVERPARFDAYVSRGDRSGLESQVRWVLASTADRDAEEVALARNDAEWDRLKRLYEGTTDLITAGTVDELYERAIGLTEHILEFDNTSFFVHDGDSFYVAANNDDMAGTGPIPSDTGLLGETHRTKRSFLVDDVRDHPVADPDDPAYRSAVSVPLGDDGVFQAISNEVGAYDETDLTLAELLVSYVSETRSRIESEAAVRKSREQIERLHRGATELAAATSLDELFEQTVEITDDILEFDISYVGVVEDGYIVPAAISSDAPADGAERVPLDDGGIAAEVYLSGNTDITDDVRNHPEARPVKRMYRAVLSVPIGDLGVFQATTFTPGAFDERDAELAELLMAHVAVTAERIRAESRLREERDRSTALFEHVSDAAVAYDVEAGAVTVRDVNRAFQSAFGYDADDVVGSDLLGRIVPPEPDPDPVPEPGADETIPELLVATGESYRGEVRRRTDGGVREFILNVVPLSPGEERGAGYAIYTDITERKTRESELERQNERLEEFANIVSHDLRNPLSVARGNLELARETGDEVRFDTAERALEQMEELIDDLLSLARRGQLVDETERVDLGAVARQAWATTDTGDAELVTSQSVVVDADEDRLAELLSNLFRNAVEHGSTGNQTASGDAVEHGSTGSRDTPDDAVEHDGRDVRVEVGGVDGGFYVEDDGPGIEPERRDEVFEPGETTGEDGIGYGLAIVQSIAEAHGWSAIVTSGTAGGARFEFRA; encoded by the coding sequence GTGGACGACGACTTCGACGATATCGCCCTCGGCGACGGGGTCACGGTGGCGTCAGCGAGTGACGAGAACGACCCGAGCGACGCGGCGTGCGTCGTCGTCACGGACCCGGACGCCGAGATACCCCGCGACGTGCCGACGATTCTGTACACCGAGGTGTCGCCCGAGGCCGTCGAGCGGCCGGCCCGATTCGACGCCTACGTCAGCCGCGGCGACCGCTCCGGGCTCGAATCGCAGGTTCGATGGGTGCTCGCATCGACCGCCGACAGAGACGCCGAGGAGGTGGCGCTGGCCCGAAACGACGCCGAGTGGGACCGGCTCAAGCGGCTCTACGAGGGGACGACGGACCTCATCACGGCCGGGACGGTCGACGAACTCTACGAGCGCGCCATCGGCCTCACGGAGCACATCCTCGAGTTCGACAACACCTCGTTTTTCGTCCACGACGGGGACAGCTTCTACGTCGCCGCCAACAACGACGATATGGCCGGGACGGGGCCGATTCCCTCGGACACGGGCCTGCTCGGGGAGACGCACCGGACCAAACGCTCGTTTCTCGTGGACGACGTGCGCGACCACCCCGTGGCCGACCCCGACGACCCCGCGTACCGCTCGGCGGTGAGCGTCCCGCTGGGCGACGACGGCGTGTTTCAGGCCATCTCCAACGAGGTCGGCGCGTACGACGAGACCGACCTCACGCTGGCCGAACTCCTCGTGTCCTACGTCTCCGAGACGCGGAGCCGCATCGAGTCCGAAGCCGCCGTCAGAAAGAGCCGCGAGCAGATAGAGCGACTCCACCGAGGAGCCACCGAACTGGCCGCGGCGACGAGCCTCGACGAACTGTTCGAACAGACCGTCGAAATCACCGACGACATCCTCGAGTTCGACATCAGCTACGTGGGCGTCGTCGAGGACGGCTACATCGTTCCGGCGGCTATCTCGTCGGACGCGCCGGCCGACGGCGCGGAGCGCGTCCCGCTCGACGACGGCGGCATCGCGGCCGAGGTGTACCTGTCGGGGAACACGGACATCACCGACGACGTGCGCAACCACCCCGAGGCCAGGCCGGTCAAGCGGATGTACCGCGCGGTCCTGAGCGTCCCCATCGGGGACCTCGGCGTCTTTCAGGCGACCACGTTCACCCCCGGCGCGTTCGACGAGCGCGACGCCGAACTGGCCGAACTCCTCATGGCGCACGTCGCGGTCACGGCCGAGCGCATCCGCGCCGAGTCGCGGCTCCGCGAGGAGCGCGACCGCTCGACGGCGCTGTTCGAACACGTCTCCGACGCCGCCGTCGCCTACGACGTGGAAGCCGGCGCGGTCACCGTTCGCGACGTGAATCGGGCGTTCCAGTCGGCGTTCGGCTACGACGCCGACGACGTGGTCGGCAGCGACCTCCTCGGGCGAATCGTCCCGCCGGAGCCGGACCCGGACCCGGTGCCGGAACCGGGGGCCGACGAGACCATCCCCGAACTCCTCGTCGCCACCGGCGAGAGCTACCGCGGGGAGGTCCGCCGCCGGACCGACGGCGGCGTCCGCGAGTTCATCCTGAACGTCGTCCCGCTGTCGCCCGGCGAGGAGCGCGGGGCGGGGTACGCCATCTACACCGACATCACGGAGCGGAAGACCCGCGAAAGCGAGCTAGAGCGACAGAACGAGCGCCTCGAAGAGTTCGCGAACATCGTGAGCCACGACCTTCGCAACCCGCTTTCGGTCGCCCGCGGGAACCTCGAACTGGCCCGCGAGACCGGCGACGAGGTGCGGTTCGACACCGCCGAGCGGGCGCTCGAACAGATGGAAGAACTCATCGACGACCTGCTGTCGCTCGCTCGCCGCGGCCAACTGGTCGACGAGACGGAGCGCGTCGACCTCGGGGCGGTCGCCCGGCAGGCGTGGGCGACCACCGATACCGGCGACGCCGAGTTGGTCACCAGCCAGTCGGTCGTCGTCGACGCCGACGAGGACCGCCTCGCCGAACTGCTTTCCAATCTGTTTCGGAACGCCGTCGAACATGGTTCCACGGGCAACCAGACTGCGTCTGGTGACGCCGTCGAGCACGGCTCGACGGGCAGTCGGGATACTCCCGACGACGCCGTCGAACACGACGGCCGCGACGTGCGCGTCGAGGTCGGCGGCGTCGACGGCGGCTTCTACGTCGAAGACGACGGCCCCGGCATCGAGCCCGAGCGCCGCGACGAGGTGTTCGAACCGGGCGAGACGACCGGCGAGGACGGCATCGGCTACGGGCTGGCCATCGTCCAATCCATCGCCGAGGCCCACGGCTGGTCGGCCATCGTGACCTCCGGAACGGCGGGCGGCGCGCGCTTCGAGTTCCGGGCGTGA
- a CDS encoding TspO/MBR family protein — protein MKLASLRRRPAVELLAWVALAQLAGALGSVFTVTDAGSWYATLARPWFAPPNWVFGPVWVTLFTLMGVAAWLVSRRDHPRRERALAVFVGHLVVNVAWSAAFFGLRSPAVGLAVIVVLLAAILATTREFAAVNRRAAALLVPYLLWTCFAAALNYGFWSLN, from the coding sequence ATGAAACTCGCTTCGCTCCGGCGGCGACCGGCGGTCGAACTGCTCGCGTGGGTCGCCCTCGCGCAACTCGCAGGCGCGCTCGGGAGTGTCTTCACCGTCACCGACGCGGGGTCGTGGTACGCGACGCTCGCCCGCCCGTGGTTCGCCCCGCCGAACTGGGTGTTCGGCCCGGTCTGGGTGACGCTGTTTACCCTCATGGGCGTCGCCGCGTGGCTCGTCTCCCGGCGCGACCACCCCCGCCGCGAGCGGGCGCTCGCCGTCTTCGTCGGCCACCTCGTCGTCAACGTCGCGTGGTCCGCGGCGTTCTTCGGACTGCGGTCGCCCGCGGTCGGCCTCGCCGTCATCGTCGTCCTCCTCGCGGCGATTCTGGCGACGACGCGCGAGTTCGCCGCCGTCAATCGGCGCGCCGCCGCCCTCCTCGTCCCCTACCTCCTGTGGACGTGCTTCGCCGCCGCGCTCAACTACGGGTTCTGGTCGCTAAACTGA
- the alaS gene encoding alanine--tRNA ligase: protein MSELEAEYRLDYFEEEGFYRKQCPVTGVHFWTRDPDRETCGEPPADDYTFIDNPGFDEEYTLEEMREKFLSFFEEHDHERIDPYPVAANRWRDDVLLTQASIYDFQPLVTSGETPPPANPLTVSQPCIRMQDIDNVGKTGRHTMAFEMMAHHAFNAREEAGDKYAYEGEVYWKDETVRLCDEFFESLGADISEITYIEDPWVGGGNAGPAFEVLYRGAELATLVFMSMKQDPDGDYELKDGNTYSPMDTYIVDTGYGLERWTWVSQGTPTVYEAVYPDMIEFLKDNVGIEHTDEEEELIHRAAKLSGHLDIDEIDDLATARAEVAGELGVDEAELTSLLRPLEDIYAIADHCRTLAYMFGDGIVPSNVGTGYLARMVLRRTKRLVDNLGVDAPLDELVDMQAERLDYQNRDTIRDIVRSEERKYRKTLERGSRKVQQLADDYADTDEPIPLDELIELYDSHGIQPDMVQDIAEERGATVDIPDDFYSLVADRHEQVDGEGEADERDDRLGDLPATDKLYYDDQERTEFEAVVLDVFEREEGYDVVLDQTMFYPEGGGQPADHGSLATDDTTVEVTDVQIVGDVVLHRTDEDPGKGEFVRGQLDAERRRRLMRHHTATHVIGHAIRTVLGDHIRQAGASKGVDRSRLDVTHYDRITREEVTQIERVANEIVMRNIPVKQEWPDRRDAEKKYGFDLYQGGIPPGEQIRLIHVGSDVQACGGTHVKRTGDIGAVKVLTTEPVQDGVERVVFAAGDAAVEATQRTEDALYGAADVLDVNPADVPETAERFFTEWKERGKTIDRLKTELAEARAAAGADEIDIDGTPAVVQRLDGDADELRATANALVEEGKVAVLGSAAGGSAQFVVGVPDDVGINAGQVVGRLAGKVGGGGGGPADFAQGGGPDVDALDGALDEAPDVLRTVLNA, encoded by the coding sequence ATGAGCGAACTCGAAGCGGAGTACCGCCTCGACTACTTCGAGGAGGAGGGCTTCTACCGGAAGCAGTGCCCCGTGACGGGGGTCCACTTCTGGACACGAGACCCCGACCGCGAGACTTGCGGCGAACCGCCCGCCGACGACTACACCTTCATCGACAACCCCGGCTTCGACGAGGAGTACACCCTCGAAGAGATGCGCGAGAAGTTCCTCTCCTTCTTCGAGGAACACGACCACGAGCGCATCGACCCCTACCCGGTCGCCGCGAACCGCTGGCGCGACGACGTGCTCTTGACGCAGGCCTCTATCTACGACTTCCAGCCACTCGTCACGTCCGGCGAGACGCCGCCGCCGGCCAACCCGCTGACCGTCTCCCAACCCTGCATCCGGATGCAGGACATCGACAACGTGGGCAAGACCGGTCGCCACACGATGGCGTTCGAGATGATGGCCCACCACGCGTTCAACGCCCGCGAGGAGGCCGGCGACAAGTACGCTTACGAGGGCGAGGTCTACTGGAAGGACGAGACGGTCCGCCTCTGCGACGAGTTCTTCGAGTCGCTCGGCGCTGACATCTCCGAAATCACCTACATCGAGGACCCGTGGGTCGGCGGCGGCAACGCCGGTCCGGCCTTCGAGGTGCTCTACCGCGGTGCCGAACTCGCCACCCTCGTCTTCATGTCGATGAAGCAGGACCCCGACGGCGACTACGAACTCAAGGACGGCAACACCTACTCGCCGATGGACACCTACATCGTCGACACGGGCTACGGGCTCGAACGGTGGACGTGGGTGTCGCAGGGGACGCCGACGGTGTACGAGGCCGTCTACCCCGACATGATCGAGTTCCTCAAGGACAACGTCGGCATCGAACACACCGACGAGGAGGAGGAACTCATCCACCGCGCGGCGAAGCTCTCGGGCCACCTCGACATCGACGAAATCGACGACCTCGCCACCGCGCGCGCCGAAGTCGCGGGCGAACTCGGCGTCGACGAGGCCGAACTCACTTCGCTGCTCCGCCCGCTCGAAGACATCTACGCCATCGCGGACCACTGCCGAACCCTCGCGTACATGTTCGGCGACGGCATCGTCCCCTCGAACGTCGGGACGGGCTACCTCGCCCGTATGGTCCTCCGGCGCACCAAGCGCCTCGTGGACAACCTCGGCGTGGACGCCCCGCTCGACGAACTCGTGGACATGCAGGCCGAGCGCCTCGACTACCAGAACCGCGACACCATCCGCGACATCGTCCGCAGCGAGGAGCGCAAGTACAGAAAGACGCTCGAACGCGGCTCCCGTAAGGTCCAGCAGCTCGCCGACGACTACGCCGACACGGACGAGCCCATCCCGCTCGACGAGCTCATCGAGCTGTACGACTCCCACGGCATCCAGCCCGACATGGTGCAGGACATCGCGGAAGAGCGCGGCGCGACCGTCGACATCCCCGACGACTTCTACTCGCTCGTCGCCGACCGCCACGAGCAGGTCGACGGCGAGGGCGAGGCCGACGAGCGCGACGACCGCCTCGGCGACCTGCCGGCGACGGACAAGCTCTACTACGACGACCAGGAACGCACCGAGTTCGAGGCCGTCGTCCTCGACGTGTTCGAGCGCGAGGAGGGCTACGACGTGGTCCTCGACCAGACGATGTTCTACCCCGAAGGCGGCGGTCAGCCCGCCGACCACGGCTCGCTCGCCACCGACGACACGACGGTCGAAGTGACCGACGTGCAAATCGTGGGCGACGTGGTGCTCCACCGAACCGACGAGGACCCCGGTAAGGGCGAGTTCGTCCGCGGCCAGCTCGACGCCGAGCGCCGCCGTCGGCTCATGCGCCACCACACGGCGACCCACGTCATCGGCCACGCCATCCGGACGGTCCTCGGCGACCACATCCGGCAGGCCGGCGCGTCGAAGGGCGTCGACCGCTCGCGGCTCGACGTGACCCACTACGACCGCATCACCCGCGAGGAGGTCACGCAGATAGAGCGCGTCGCCAACGAAATCGTGATGCGGAACATCCCGGTCAAACAGGAGTGGCCGGACCGCCGCGACGCCGAGAAGAAGTACGGCTTCGACCTCTATCAGGGCGGTATCCCGCCGGGCGAGCAGATTCGCCTCATCCACGTCGGCAGCGACGTGCAGGCCTGCGGCGGCACCCACGTCAAGCGCACCGGCGACATCGGGGCCGTCAAGGTGCTGACGACGGAGCCCGTGCAGGACGGCGTCGAGCGCGTCGTCTTCGCGGCGGGCGACGCGGCCGTCGAGGCCACCCAGCGCACCGAGGACGCGCTGTACGGCGCGGCCGACGTGCTCGACGTGAACCCCGCGGACGTGCCCGAGACGGCAGAGCGCTTCTTCACCGAGTGGAAGGAGCGCGGCAAGACCATCGACCGCCTGAAGACGGAACTCGCCGAGGCGCGCGCCGCGGCGGGGGCCGACGAAATCGACATCGACGGCACGCCCGCCGTCGTCCAGCGCCTCGACGGCGACGCGGACGAACTCCGCGCGACCGCGAACGCGCTGGTCGAAGAGGGGAAGGTCGCCGTTCTCGGCTCCGCCGCGGGCGGCAGCGCCCAGTTCGTCGTCGGCGTCCCCGACGACGTGGGCATCAACGCCGGGCAGGTCGTCGGTCGACTCGCCGGCAAGGTCGGCGGCGGCGGCGGCGGTCCCGCGGACTTCGCGCAGGGCGGCGGCCCCGACGTGGACGCGCTCGACGGCGCGCTCGACGAGGCTCCCGACGTGCTTCGGACGGTCCTGAACGCCTGA
- a CDS encoding alpha/beta fold hydrolase, which yields MPTAVADGVELYYDSEGDGETVAFVGDAGYGAWQWGWQHAAVAGRYESLVTDLRGAGRSDAPAGPYSVATLVSDLVAVLADANVRKAHLVGFGLGGLVALEAARTTNRARSLTLVGTAASGDGIDPDPLSAAPDDPAALRESLAPALSEEFRAEQPDVVEQLVSWRKREDADPEAWAAQAAAVADYDAGPLYEVTVPTLVLHGGDDPVWPVEGGRALAEGLPRGEFESFAGARHLVTVERSRLVNDALVSFLESLDDD from the coding sequence ATGCCCACGGCAGTCGCGGACGGGGTCGAACTGTACTACGACAGCGAGGGCGACGGCGAGACGGTCGCCTTCGTCGGCGACGCGGGCTACGGCGCGTGGCAGTGGGGGTGGCAGCACGCCGCCGTCGCCGGCCGCTACGAGAGCCTCGTGACCGACCTCCGCGGGGCCGGCCGCTCCGACGCGCCCGCGGGGCCGTACTCGGTCGCGACGCTCGTCTCCGACCTCGTGGCCGTCCTCGCGGACGCGAACGTCAGGAAGGCCCACCTCGTCGGATTCGGCCTCGGCGGGCTGGTCGCGCTGGAGGCCGCGCGGACGACGAACCGCGCCCGGAGCCTCACGCTCGTCGGCACCGCCGCCTCCGGGGATGGCATCGACCCCGACCCGCTCTCCGCCGCGCCCGACGACCCGGCCGCGCTCCGCGAGTCGCTCGCGCCGGCGCTCTCCGAAGAATTTCGCGCGGAACAGCCTGACGTGGTCGAGCAACTCGTCTCGTGGCGCAAACGGGAGGACGCCGACCCCGAGGCGTGGGCCGCGCAGGCCGCCGCCGTCGCCGACTACGACGCCGGCCCGCTGTACGAGGTGACGGTCCCGACGCTCGTCCTCCACGGCGGCGACGACCCGGTCTGGCCGGTCGAGGGTGGCCGCGCGCTGGCCGAGGGTCTCCCCCGCGGCGAGTTCGAGTCGTTCGCGGGCGCGCGCCACCTCGTCACCGTCGAGCGGTCGCGGCTCGTCAACGACGCGCTCGTCTCCTTTCTCGAATCGCTCGACGACGACTGA
- a CDS encoding type 1 glutamine amidotransferase: MTRPRLAFLDASHGDSSTSRNFRRELDADLVEFDVTDGRLPDHFDYDGVVISGSSSSVYWDEPWIRNLVSWVADADERGVPLLGVCFGHQVVAAALGGTVEDMGAFELGYNEIERTRPDDGNDILAGIGERFTVFTSHGDRVTELPSGADLLAENEFGVHAFRRNHAFGVQFHPEYDTDTAEAIARQKDFLPDERIRSVVDGITPENYAAACEAKRLFDNFVTYVNRTNAGSVESAA; this comes from the coding sequence ATGACTCGCCCGCGACTCGCGTTCTTGGACGCCTCCCACGGCGATTCGAGCACGTCACGAAACTTCAGGCGCGAACTCGACGCCGACCTCGTCGAGTTCGACGTGACCGACGGCCGTCTCCCCGACCACTTCGACTACGACGGCGTCGTTATCAGCGGCTCGTCGTCCTCGGTCTACTGGGACGAGCCGTGGATTCGCAACCTCGTGTCGTGGGTCGCCGACGCCGACGAGCGCGGCGTCCCCCTCTTGGGCGTCTGTTTCGGCCACCAGGTCGTCGCGGCGGCGCTCGGCGGCACCGTCGAGGACATGGGCGCGTTCGAACTCGGCTACAACGAAATCGAGCGGACTCGCCCGGACGACGGGAACGACATCCTCGCCGGCATCGGTGAGCGCTTCACCGTCTTCACCTCCCACGGCGACCGGGTGACGGAACTCCCGTCTGGAGCGGACCTCCTCGCCGAAAACGAGTTCGGCGTCCACGCGTTCCGCCGGAATCACGCCTTCGGCGTCCAGTTCCACCCCGAGTACGACACCGACACCGCAGAAGCCATCGCCCGCCAGAAGGACTTCCTCCCCGACGAGCGGATTCGCTCGGTCGTCGACGGTATCACGCCGGAGAACTACGCCGCCGCCTGCGAGGCAAAGCGCCTGTTCGACAACTTCGTCACCTACGTGAACCGGACGAACGCGGGCTCGGTCGAATCGGCGGCCTGA
- a CDS encoding acyl-CoA dehydrogenase family protein — protein MLDYLELEGDLTGEEKLVRDEARRFVDEQVKPDIGEHYEAGTFPTDLIPKMGDLGFYAPNLDGYGLPGLGERAYGLLMQELEAGDSGLRSMASVQGSLVIYPIHAYGSDEQKQRWLPKLGSGEAVGCFGLTEPQHGSDPSGMETRAERDADGYVLNGSKTWITNSPIADVAVVWARDVSAEGSPVRGFLVETDRDGVTTNKIEGKLSMRASVTGEIGLDDVRVPEEDVLPGVEGMNGPLSCLTQARFGIAWGVVGAARDAFEDARQYAKDRDQFGGPIARFQLQQGKLAEMATQITNAQLMAHRLTDLKERGDLRHQQVSMAKRHNVRVAREVTRTAREMLGGNGITTDYSPMRHMENIETVYTYEGTDDIHTLVLGADLTGIEAFH, from the coding sequence ATGCTCGATTATCTGGAATTGGAGGGCGACCTGACCGGCGAAGAGAAACTCGTCCGCGACGAGGCCCGCCGCTTCGTCGACGAGCAGGTCAAACCCGACATCGGCGAGCACTACGAGGCGGGGACGTTCCCGACCGACCTCATCCCGAAGATGGGCGACCTCGGCTTTTACGCGCCCAACCTCGACGGCTACGGCCTCCCCGGTCTCGGCGAGCGCGCCTACGGCCTCTTGATGCAGGAACTCGAAGCCGGCGACTCCGGCCTCCGGTCGATGGCGAGCGTGCAGGGGTCGCTCGTCATCTACCCTATCCACGCCTACGGCTCCGACGAGCAGAAACAGCGGTGGCTTCCGAAACTCGGGTCGGGCGAGGCGGTCGGCTGTTTCGGCCTGACTGAACCGCAACACGGCTCGGACCCGTCGGGGATGGAAACCCGCGCCGAGCGCGACGCCGACGGCTACGTCCTCAACGGCTCGAAGACGTGGATTACGAACTCGCCCATCGCGGACGTGGCGGTCGTCTGGGCGCGCGACGTGTCGGCGGAGGGGTCGCCGGTCCGCGGGTTCCTCGTCGAGACCGACCGCGACGGCGTGACGACGAACAAAATCGAGGGCAAACTCTCGATGCGCGCGTCGGTCACGGGCGAAATCGGCCTCGACGACGTGCGCGTGCCCGAGGAAGACGTGCTCCCGGGCGTCGAGGGGATGAACGGGCCGCTGTCGTGTCTCACGCAGGCGCGGTTCGGCATCGCGTGGGGCGTCGTCGGCGCGGCGCGCGACGCCTTCGAGGACGCCCGTCAGTACGCGAAGGACCGCGACCAGTTCGGCGGCCCCATCGCGCGGTTCCAACTCCAGCAGGGCAAACTCGCGGAGATGGCGACCCAAATCACGAACGCGCAACTGATGGCCCACCGCCTCACCGACTTGAAAGAGCGCGGCGACCTGCGACACCAGCAGGTGTCGATGGCGAAGCGCCACAACGTCCGCGTCGCCCGCGAGGTGACCCGAACCGCCCGCGAGATGCTCGGCGGCAACGGCATCACGACCGACTACTCGCCGATGCGCCACATGGAGAACATCGAGACCGTCTACACCTACGAGGGGA